From the genome of Aspergillus oryzae RIB40 DNA, chromosome 4:
CACATCCGAAAGCAATCGTAAAAAGGGACTAGAGGTAGCAGtggatgagaaagaggacaaagaaggcgtTAGGGCCTGTAGAGGAAATAATGCAGTCCATCATTCCAAATTATCTCTTCTGCTGGCTAGCCTCATTGAAGCCTTCCAGTACTTCATCTGCGACATTTTCATGGGAGGTCTCCTCGACTTCCGCTTTTACCTCATGGTCTACTTCAGACGCTTTGTCTGAGGTGTTGTGAGAAGCCTGGCCCTGAATAGGTTCCACTCCCAGGGTCTTTGCCGCAACGTTGTGCGCTTGGCCCTGGTTCACATTCTTGTAGATAGCCATGGCACTCGCAACCATTCCACTCATATCACCAACGTTTCCGGGAACGACAACCGAAGTGCCCTCCTTAGCCAGGTTGGAGAAAGCATCGACATACTTCTCTGCTACACTCAGGCTAAGAGCTCCGTGGGCATTCTCCTTATCAGCCGCGATAGACTTGGCGACGGCGTCGATACCCCTCGCGGTAGCCTGTGCCTTCAGCAAGATCGCTTCCGCCTCACCAGCGGCACGGTTGATCTGTTCTTGCCGCATAGCCTCCGAAGCCAAGATCACGGACTGCTTCCGACCCTCGGCGATATTGATCGCACTCTGCCGCTGTCCCTCGGAGTCGAGGATCTCCGCCCGCTTCGACCGCTCAGCTGTCACCTGGCGATGCATGGCTGCGACGACGCCCTCCGGTGCATGGATATCTCTGATCTCATAACGAAGACAAACAACACCCCAATCTTGTGCCGCCTCGTTGATAGCCTGCGTGATGTTGGTATTTAACGTCGCGCGCTCCTTCAGTACATGGTCGAGTGTAAGCTGACCGATTTCTGAGCGCATAGTCGTCTGTGCAAGTTGGGAGATGGCATATTCCGCATCCTCCACACCGTAGCTACCATGGTCAAAGCCACATGTCAGCCTAGCTCCGACTCCACAATTCAACACTGAGAGGCGCAAAGAAAACTCACCTCGCCTTATACGCGTCAAAAACTCTCGTGTACAGCACACCATCCAGCTCTAGTGTGACGTTATCCGCCGTAATAGCATTTTGGCTCGGGATTTCGATGGCCGAttccttcaagctcttgaCATATGCAATCCGGTCAATGAACGGAATCAGGATCGCAAGACCAGGCTCCAAGATCCGGTGGAACTTTCCCATCCGCTCCACGATCCATGCTGTCTGTTGAGGGACGAATCGAATAACCGTGTTCATGGGGAGCGCCGAGCGATTGGAGAAGTAGGTAGGGGGTCCTCCAGGTTGCGACCCAGCCCCAAAGTTCAAAAGTGATTCGGGTGCGAGGCTCCGGGGTGAGGAAGACACATTTCGTCGTCGAACGCTATTCAAGTTGTTCGTAGCTGTGAGTGCGGAGGTAGGAAGACGAGGGTTCTGGAGTAAACGGGACGTGATGGCGCTGGGAGAGGACCGGAGCAGCCTCGACGACTGCCTAGATGCCACATCCATTGTGATAGGCAGGAATATCTGAAATGGTCCCTACAGGGCAATGATTGGGTGTCAAGACGGTTGGACGCGAGACCAGTCTGGGGCCTTCGGATGAAGCTGAAGCTACGGGTCAACTTGCGGGAATTCACGCCTGAGGCATATAACATGCTGAGTCATCTTATACAATCAAACGCTGATCATTGGACCTTTACCAATGTATGTGCCGTTATAATTAGGAGTTCTTTGTACCCCTCTCAAACTTTATCAGATTCGATTTGGTAATACAAGTATTGACCGCAATGGAGTGTCTCTCTTGGAAAGTCGTGGATGAAATTGCGTGAATAGTCCATATAACTAACAAGGGTTGCTATCGCCAACAGcatcatatatatttctcaGCCGTTAAACAAACTCCCATGCACCATGCTGTTACCATCACCCGCGAAAAGGGATCTACAGGGGTACTACAGGTAGATACAAGGGTACTTGTATTAGGAAAGCGTATGAGTTGTTATGTAGAACTCCAGGTGATTGGGCAGACAATGACGCCCTCCAACCTGATAGCCTCGGCTACCATACGACTGGTCAGAGAGCTACAAAGCCTCAACTGATTGTTGTTAACTGCGGGGTACAGTTAAGTGACTGACTTCACCGAGGAATGCACTGAAAGAAGTACAATATAGGCGCAGCGTTATGATATAGTAAAAAACACTGGTTTAGATGTAAAAGAATAGATATCGATATACAAATATAGGACTTCGACATCATAAGGCAAGTCTTGGAGCAACTAATGCCGAATTGAAACCCAGTTAAACTGTTTTCCCTTAGCCAAACTACACCAAACCGACAAATGCAAGGGAATATCaggaataaagaaaataCTATGAAATGGATATCACATTACCATCCGAGATACTGAAGCCCTTTTCCGTTTGAAGTGACTGACACCCATGACGCCCAACAATATAAACAGGTAAAAGTTAGAAACTCACGAGAAGAGATGCCGTGAACCGTGCGAAAATAATGGCTTCGTGGATCGAATACTCGTTGCAATGTGTTGATGTCCTTTGTAACTCCGTAAGGTCCCATAATGAAGCAGAgattatctttttttgtcttttgctggttttttcttccattcataCTAGCATAATCGAGAAACATTATCGCATATTATAGAGAATCCGGATGAACAATCTATGGTCGTGGGAAAGAAGTTCAGCCCGGCGCACCACAGAAGCAAGCATCAAATGGAAACTGCAGATACTGCCCAGTAAAACATGCCCGGACTCCAGAATTTTAGAAACCTCCCATGACTAAAGCAAAATGGGGAActaaaaggggaaaaaaagaaagaaagaaaagccgaGACGGAATGTGCATATATCAACCCACTTCGCTGGAAGATCGTCATCGGCGATACGACAAGCGTAAATGCAAAAGCTGACAAATAGTAATGCAAGTCATGATGAACCACGAGAAAACATAGATGGTCAATAACGTAAAAGAAACGAACAAAATCAACTTTTCCAGCTCGGCTCTTAGGCTAACACCCAGAATACAGTCGATCTTTCTGCGATTTCCGGGAACGAGAGATCAACTCTGCCAGGCTGAACGTAAGGTCTGTAGGACTCCGTGCACTCCCCGACATTTGGAAATCTCTTTGCCACCTAGATCAACAAGGTTGCGGATAATCCCATCAGGTAAGACCCCATTGCtcgacagaaaaagaaccgTAAAAATGAATCAATCTGTTGAAACCGTTGCTGACGTTTCgtgcaatatcatcaaacGCTAGACTCTTAAATTCATTGTACATTTGGGCTTTGAAATTTTGGACCAAGAAATGCGACCAGAATTGGTACGGTCACCGTGGCGAGTTACCGTTAAAACTTCGTTCGTCAAGAACTCGTCCTCGAAAAAAAATATTGGATTCGTGGGGAAAATCGGAGGATGTAAACTCAAGTTAGGAGTTTTGTTCCCCTCACCCAGTAAGTCGGCAGTTAGACTTCAGTGATATTCTGGGAGGCCTTCAACAATGATTGAAGTATAACTCATATCCTGACTGCGAGTGGATTAGCAACAGCGGAGAGCCAGTGTTTAACTCGAGTACAAACCTTGAAAATTCGACTGCCGAGATGCTGGAGGAAGTGAAAAGCTTGAAAAGGAACTAGGCTAGTTTGCCGGCTGTTCGAAAAGTGTTAACGAATGCATGACAATCGAAAAAGGGGGCAAACAGTATGGGATTGTAGTGAACTAGAATGGTAGATTGTACCGATTACAATCGCCAAGCTTTCAACTTAATTATGCGGGAAAGGCATACAAGGGATCCTTACAGTAGCTTCGTTTTGCGCTTCCACAGCCTTGGAAGGCGAGAACTCAGGGGCGGCGGAAGACAATGAAGTCTTCGAGACTGGAGCTTCACCAGTTCCATTGACAATTGGTGTCGATCCGTTAACTGCGCCATCGACATGATTCTGCGCTGCTGCAGTCTCATCAGGCTTGCTGGGTCCCTCATGCTGAGCGGCGGGTTCGCGCTGGTCAGTAGGAAGGACCCACTGATCCCACTTCTCTCTCGGGCGCAACCTATCAATGCCATCTTCGTTCTGCAGATAATCAACATTTCTCAGTTGGCGGGAGACGTGGCGAAGAAGTTCGAAGTCCTCGGTCAGAGTCTTGATGCGCTTGAAGCCAGCAATGAAAGCCAGTGGGACGTAGCCCTGAGAGTCCATGTGTCTTCGAAGGAACAAGTCCTTGCACAAGTTATCCACAGAGAAGTAGTACTCAAGCTGCATCGAGATCATACTCATAAGGGAGAAGGGCTCCATATATTGCTGGTAAGGGACAGCGGTCATGGGGCCAGGGTGTACTGGCTGGTAGCCATACATGGTGTTGATATCGGTGGGGAAAGGATAGACACCATACATGGATCCAGAGTTTGGTAAAGAAGGCGACCTCAAAGACATCCTGTGGCCTCCAGAGCTATGCTGTTGCGACCGGCGCTCGCCGAAGCCAAAGGACTTGGGGTGCATGAAACCATTGTGAGACATATGGTTGTTAGGATAGTGAGAGTTCTGAGAGCCGCCGAAACCGCCACGGCCACGGTGAGAGCCACGACCTCTGTCGGCACGCGACTCGCGGGGAATGTCCTTGAATTCTGCCGACTTGGGGCCGTTCTCGAAGCGACGTTCGTGGGAAGAGCCTGAGCGAGGGTTAGCCTGTGAATCCACAGGCAAGTGGGGGTTCCTGGAGTTGTGATCGCCGCCCTTGTGCGTAGCGTCGTGATTCCTGGAGAATCCCTTGCCTTCACGATGATGACGGAAGTTATCGCCTCCGTGGCCATGCTTACCGGCTGGCGGGATGTTGGCATTGTCACTGCCCTTAGGTCCACGGTTCCGGTCCGTTGCTTGGTTCTTACGGGCGTCTCCCATTCCGGCATCGGCGCTGTTGGATCGCCTGGATGGGGCTGGAAGGGAGTTCGCGCGAGCCGAGTTGGGCTCGTTCCTTCCCCTCTCACCGGGTGCAGACTGCTTGGTGGCAGAGCCTTGAGCTACCTGACCAGCAGTAGCCTTGTCCGCAGCTGCGGCAGAACCGTGGGTTCCGTTGCGAGCGCCGTCCCTTCCAGCGCGAGGAGCTCTTCCACCACGGCGGGCagcagaaggaagaggagtaGTAAAAACAGCAGTAGGCACGTAAGGGACTGGAGTCCACTTCTCTTTACCGGAGGGACGGATAACAGGGCTCTTCTCggacttctttttctcctcacCCTGAGCACTTTGAGGGGTGGGCCACAAAGCGGCATCTCCCACGGGAGGGAGGGATGCAGTGTCATCACGTCCTTTGGATCTTCTGTCCTTGGCACCTTCCACAtctcctcccttcttctttgagcCAGCCTTTGACTGGTCCTGTTGAGCATCGCCGGAGACCGAAGAAGCCGCAGAAGCGGTCTTGGAAGTGCCAGTCTTGGCAGCAGAGCCAGCGGGCTTCGAGGCAACGGCCTTAGCCTTGGCTTCCTGAGCCTCTTTCCTCTGTTGCCAGATATTCACTgccggaagaggagcagCCTTGAGCTCTTTGGGTGGctcgctcttctccttctcggcagACTTCTCTTTAGCATTCTCAGTTCCATTGCTCTGCTTGTCAGTTCCCGAGGCCTGGGACTGCTTATCCCATGTAGATTCGGAAGTGCCATTCGGTGTATTTGAGCTCTCATCATCTTTTGGTAACGTCGAGGTTGAAGAAGTGCCCACACTGGGGGAGGAAGTTCCTGAAACATCTGCCTTGGAGCTTTCGACAGCCGTGGATTCCACATCCTTGTCAGTGTTGACAGGAGCCTTCTCTGCTTCCTGAGATTCCTCCGTCTTCACAGTCTCGGTGTTTTCAGCTTCAGGAGTAGTGATCTCAGCCTGCTCCTCTGGTTTCGAGGCCTGGTTCGGCTCCGCTGTCTTTTCTGACGGTTGTGCGGGGGCAACGCCCTTAGCAGCTTGGGCATAAGAAAATGTAGCAGCCATTGTTTTTGTAATCGAAAAGGTCTAAAATATCCGTTGGAGAAAGTAAATGAGGGGACTCAAGTTCTGCCAGAGAACGGGGGCCTTGAATGGCAACTCCGATCAAGAAAACCTGGTCAGGCCGACTAAGGCGAAACAGATCTGACGCCGATAGTTATAAGAAGAATCAACTTCCGCCTTCTTACTACCCCACCAAACTGCAACTTCCTGTCACTGGAGATCACTCCTACTGGGTATGCAATTCGTGGAACTGTCCGTTTGACCGGTCAGGAAGAACGAGGATGTTCTTGGGTATCGCAGAGGGTAAAGCGTAGACTGATGCGTTTCACTTGGGTAAACAAAGCCACCTACAAGACGAATCGCATCGGTATGACTGGGATGAACTTTTTTTAAGGCCGGTTCGGCTCGTTTCCAAGGTCGACTTGAATGACGTCCGAGACGAGTAGACCGTTGTATGAAGGGTATAAACCTCGACAGGAGAACGGTGGCTATAGATGCAGAATTCGAAGGATAAGCACGATGTCTTCGTGCGTAGGTTCGTCAAATGTTGCAAGCCAATAAAAAACTCACTCAGTGTGCGGCTCGAAATTCGGTCCGTCGGCAAATTCAAAAGCTCTGCAGATGCAGATTACACCAGCTGAACAGTTGGAATGTAAAGTAATGCAGACGATTCACGTCGGAAGGCGAGAGGACCTCGTTGGCGTTGCCCCTTGTGAAGCGTAGAGAAGCGCGAGTTTGCACGTGGGCGACGACGCTAACGGAATAATTTTTGGGAGCTCGACTTCGAGAGTGAGATAATCCCTGCGAGGGAAGAGTTGTAAGAACAAATCCAGAGAAGAACGGTTGAGAACTGCAAACGAGAAACTTCGAGGTAGAACTCGTGCGGAGAAAGgttaaaaaaaattcaaGGGAGTAACCGGTCAATGTACCCTAGCCAACAAAACCTCCCGCGAAATGCAGGACGTGGGAACAAGAAGATCGGAGAACGGAAGATGAGCACTAAAAGTGTGAGCACAACCTCACTACAGACAGTACTACACCACCAACGATATGACGgtcgatgacgaagatggagaatgGAAGGGTAGACAACACCCAGAAGTGTGTTAAgaggggagaagaggggaggggaggaggggggagaCGAAAATggacaaaagagagaagtaaagggaaaagaaagaaagaggagaggagagagaacaaTGTGTGAGAAACTtaggaaattaaaaaaaaaaaaataacaataataattTGGAGGGCCGTGGAAGAAAAGCCGAAGGAAAATACAAGTTGAAAGTAATATTGtggacaaaaaaaaaaaaaaaaagtttccCAAAGTATTTTCCCGCGTCTGAAGATGGGGTTCGTCACTTGTGAGTGGTAAGTACAAGTCGCAAAGAGAGGacagtaaaaaaaaaaaaaaaaaggaaaattgTAATTGTAATCGGTGTCTCCCGTACGTCCGTTTGTTCCTCTTACCTCAGGCACTGTTTTTTAGTGGACTTCAGGGCTTCtgtgggggggggggggggggcgCATGAACCACCCTTTTCGCTGCCTAGAATTGtgaaaggaagaaggagaacaaaaagagaaaaaaaggatcTGTTCTTGGAAATCTGGTTCAATGATCTTTGATCTcgcctttcccttttataTCCCTCGACTTACAGGAAAGTATATAATGCGCAGTACTATACTTGGTcaaggtacggagtaaagtATGTAGGTATCGATGATTACCGTGTATTTCCATGAGCAACAATCTTATCGGCTGGACTTTTACCGTTTGTAGTAAGAACCTGTCAATGTCTACAGCACGTCCTGCGCCAGTTCCTTTTTTGCTCGACAGATACCCTGGACAAAGAAGGTCATTCTCTCCTGTTCGACGATTGTGAACCAAGCACTACGCGAGCACATTGCCGAGATGTGTATAGATCCGCGCTTCCCCTCCCATAGCTTAGTTTCAAGACGGTCACATTCTCGGTACatgcatcttcttccaccaaatAAGCCCAACTTCAAGTATAAAGATCATAATATGTCCCTCACTGCGCCAATTCTAGCCGCCAGACCAGTCATCTTTGAATATGCAAGATAAACGTTACGACCTAACAAAACCGCAGGTGATCTTCccaacaaaagcaaagatgcaGAACCAACCGTAGCCGACCAATAATTGACGAAACGGTCTACTCAAAATACAATTGAAGCGATCTTAAGTGACACAGGCGTATCGCGCAATATAGTGGAGGGGCTCATGGAGGGGTAGCCTGTGATCAATGCGTGGGTTATTATAC
Proteins encoded in this window:
- a CDS encoding SPFH domain-containing protein (prohibitins and stomatins of the PID superfamily); this translates as MDVASRQSSRLLRSSPSAITSRLLQNPRLPTSALTATNNLNSVRRRNVSSSPRSLAPESLLNFGAGSQPGGPPTYFSNRSALPMNTVIRFVPQQTAWIVERMGKFHRILEPGLAILIPFIDRIAYVKSLKESAIEIPSQNAITADNVTLELDGVLYTRVFDAYKASYGVEDAEYAISQLAQTTMRSEIGQLTLDHVLKERATLNTNITQAINEAAQDWGVVCLRYEIRDIHAPEGVVAAMHRQVTAERSKRAEILDSEGQRQSAINIAEGRKQSVILASEAMRQEQINRAAGEAEAILLKAQATARGIDAVAKSIAADKENAHGALSLSVAEKYVDAFSNLAKEGTSVVVPGNVGDMSGMVASAMAIYKNVNQGQAHNVAAKTLGVEPIQGQASHNTSDKASEVDHEVKAEVEETSHENVADEVLEGFNEASQQKR
- a CDS encoding La domain family (RNA-binding protein LARP/SRO9 and related La domain proteins), giving the protein MAATFSYAQAAKGVAPAQPSEKTAEPNQASKPEEQAEITTPEAENTETVKTEESQEAEKAPVNTDKDVESTAVESSKADVSGTSSPSVGTSSTSTLPKDDESSNTPNGTSESTWDKQSQASGTDKQSNGTENAKEKSAEKEKSEPPKELKAAPLPAVNIWQQRKEAQEAKAKAVASKPAGSAAKTGTSKTASAASSVSGDAQQDQSKAGSKKKGGDVEGAKDRRSKGRDDTASLPPVGDAALWPTPQSAQGEEKKKSEKSPVIRPSGKEKWTPVPYVPTAVFTTPLPSAARRGGRAPRAGRDGARNGTHGSAAAADKATAGQVAQGSATKQSAPGERGRNEPNSARANSLPAPSRRSNSADAGMGDARKNQATDRNRGPKGSDNANIPPAGKHGHGGDNFRHHREGKGFSRNHDATHKGGDHNSRNPHLPVDSQANPRSGSSHERRFENGPKSAEFKDIPRESRADRGRGSHRGRGGFGGSQNSHYPNNHMSHNGFMHPKSFGFGERRSQQHSSGGHRMSLRSPSLPNSGSMYGVYPFPTDINTMYGYQPVHPGPMTAVPYQQYMEPFSLMSMISMQLEYYFSVDNLCKDLFLRRHMDSQGYVPLAFIAGFKRIKTLTEDFELLRHVSRQLRNVDYLQNEDGIDRLRPREKWDQWVLPTDQREPAAQHEGPSKPDETAAAQNHVDGAVNGSTPIVNGTGEAPVSKTSLSSAAPEFSPSKAVEAQNEATVRIPCMPFPHN